A single Chryseobacterium sp. DNA region contains:
- a CDS encoding glycosyltransferase family 2 protein, with product MRFLIIIPAHNEEDNLSFTLDSLQKQSSKDFKVVIVNDGSTDRTPEVIRRYTENDSRFETINLQKSEHQPGSKVVHAFKKGLQTQSVDEYEIICKFDADIILPENYLETVQKAFMDHPKYGLVGGLLYVEKDGNWVYEGNSNKHHVRGPMKAYRKECFAQIGGLRETLGWDNIDSILLENLGWKEKVLPELHVRLIKVKGADYTIRPADYYGRYFYFLGLNRFLAYIASSKEAMKSRSPSFFFDILTSYERCRSKNLELKITKEEQKAVNDQRWRMLKKKWLRM from the coding sequence GTGAGGTTTTTAATTATAATTCCTGCACATAACGAAGAAGATAATCTTTCATTTACTTTGGATTCTTTACAGAAACAGAGTAGCAAAGATTTTAAAGTGGTCATCGTTAATGACGGTTCCACAGACCGCACGCCTGAAGTCATCCGGAGATATACGGAGAATGATTCCCGGTTTGAAACCATTAATCTTCAAAAATCTGAGCATCAGCCAGGCTCAAAAGTCGTTCATGCTTTTAAAAAGGGTTTGCAGACACAGTCTGTTGATGAATATGAGATCATCTGTAAATTCGATGCAGACATTATTCTGCCTGAAAATTATCTTGAAACAGTACAAAAAGCCTTTATGGATCATCCGAAATATGGGCTGGTAGGTGGACTGCTGTATGTAGAGAAAGACGGGAACTGGGTGTATGAAGGGAACTCCAATAAGCATCACGTAAGAGGCCCGATGAAAGCTTACCGTAAAGAATGCTTTGCGCAGATCGGTGGGTTAAGGGAAACATTAGGTTGGGATAATATAGATTCCATACTGCTTGAAAATTTAGGATGGAAAGAAAAGGTTCTGCCTGAGCTGCATGTCAGACTCATTAAAGTAAAAGGGGCCGATTATACGATTAGACCGGCCGATTATTATGGCCGATATTTTTATTTTTTAGGTTTAAACCGATTTCTGGCCTATATTGCCTCTTCAAAAGAAGCAATGAAGAGCAGATCTCCGTCATTCTTCTTTGATATCCTTACATCTTATGAAAGATGCAGATCAAAGAATCTGGAACTTAAGATTACAAAAGAAGAACAGAAAGCGGTCAATGATCAGCGCTGGAGGATGCTGAAGAAAAAATGGCTGAGGATGTAG